The genomic region GAATGGCGCGAGACGCCGCTGGCGTTCGGTTACCGCGAGAATAGCCGGGGAATCGGCGTCGCCGATATGATCGACGCCATACAAAGCGGCCGCGCCCACCGCGCCAGCGGCGAACTGACCTACCATGTCCTGGAAGCGATGCATGGTTTCCATGAGGCGTCGGAAAGCGGGCGAAGCTACGAGATGACCAGCGGCTGCGCGCGCCCGGCGCCGCTGAAGATGGGACCGTTACACGATTGCGCCGAGATGTCGGCATTTCGATAGAAAGAACGTACGATGATCAAACAGTCCTTTTCCTGGTGGGGTTTTGCAAACCAGGGCGTCGACGATGAGACGCTCCTGCGGGAGGCGAAGGCGATTGGATACGACGGCGTCGAACTCCTTCCCCCCACTCTCTTCCAGCAAGCTGTCGATCTGGGACTGTCCATTGTCACGCATGGCGGCCACGATTCCATCAGCAGCGGATTCAACGATTTGAGCCAGCATGACCGGATCGAGAAGGAAATCCTTGCCTTGCTGCCGGTCGCGGCGAAGTTTCAGATCCCATCGCTAATCGTTTTTAGCGGCGATCGTCGGGACGACCTCTCGGACGCCCAGGGATTGGAGAATACCGTAATCGGGCTGCGGCGCGTAGCGACGGCGGCGCAAGACGCGGGCGTAACGCTGATCCTGGAGTTGCTAAACAGCAAAGTGGACCATCACGGATACCAGGCCGACCACACGGCGTGGGGGGCCGAGGCATGCAGGCGCGTCGGCTCCGCGCATGTCAAGCTGCTTTATGATATCTACCATATGCAGATCATGGAAGGCAATTTGATCCAGACGATTCGCGATCATCACGAATATTTCGGACATTATCACACCGCCGGCAACCCGGGCCGGGGCGATATCGACCCCGCGACGCAGGAAATCAGCTACGCGCCGATCTTCCGCGCTATCGCCGCCACCGGCTACGACGGTTACATCGGGCATGAATTCGTATCGCGCGGCGCGCCGCTGGCGATGCTGCGGTCCGCTTACGATTTGACCAGAGACGCTTTCTCGTCTCGGTAACGTATCTCACCGGGAGACATCGACTTGGATATCGATCCGTTTCGCCCTTTGTACCATTTTTCGCCCCTGACGGGCTTCATGAACGACCCGAATGGACTGGTGTACTTCGAAGAAGAATACCATCTCTTTTACCAGTGGACCCCTGAGGGTGGAAAGCAGCATTGGGGACACGCGGTCAGCCCGGATCTTCTGCGCTGGCAGGACCTGGAGGTCGCCCTGGCGCCGGATGAGCTCGGGAGCATCTGGTCCGGGAGCGCCGTCGTCGATGAAAACGACGCCAGTGGATTTTTCGGCGGGCGCCCCGGATTGATCGCAGCTTACACCAATCAAAATCACGAGACGCCTCCCCATGGCCCGCAAGCGCAAAGCATTGCGTACTCGGCGGACCGGGGTCGAACCTGGACCAAGCACCAAGGCAATCCCGTGGCGCCGAACCCGGGCATCCCAGATTTTCGGGATCCCAAGGTGTTCTGGCATGCGACCACCGCGCGATGGATCATGATCCTTGCCGCCGGCTGCCATGCCGAAATCTGGACCTCCCGCGATTTGAAAGAGTGGGCGCACGCCAGCAGCTTCGGAGCAGCTCAAGGGACGCCGGAGTGCGTGTGGGAATGTCCCGATCTATTTGAATTGCCGATTGAGAACGAGCCGGGCCAAAGCCGGTGGGTCCTAGCCGGAAGCCCCATCATGCCCGCCTGTTATCCCCTGGAGAGCACGCGGACATGGTGCTTCGTCGGCGCATTCGATGGAACGACATTTATCTCCGAGACGCCGGCCCTTGAGCCGCTGTGGGTCGATTACGGACGAGACAACTACGCCTCCGTGACCTGGGCGAACGCGCCGGGCGGCCGGGCGCTCTGGATCGGCTGGATGAGCGATTGGGATTGGACATTTCAGGTCCCGACGCAGGGCTGGAGAAGCGCGATGACACTGCCGCGTGAGCTGACGCTGCGGCGAACGTCGGGCAAGCTTCAATTCATCCAAAGGCCCATTCGCGAAATCGAGAGCGTCCGGACAAGCATTTGGGAGATGAGTGACGTTTGTCTTGCGCCCGGCGAAGATCCGTGGGGTCACGTCCAAGGCGTTGCTCTGGATATCTCCCTGGAATTTGAGCCAGGCGACGCCTCCGAAGTCGGCGTCCGTGTCCGGGTCGGCTCCAGTGAACAGACGACGATTGGTTACGATGCAGCCGCCGGGAGATTGTTTGTCGATCGGACACGCTCCGGTCAATGCGATTTTCACCCGCGCTTTTCTGAGCGCCACGATGCGCCCCTGCCGGCCCGTAACGGACAGATCTCGCTGCGTATTCTGGTCGATGCATGCTCGGTGGAAGTCTTCGCGGACGACGGCGCGCTGGTGATGACGGACCTGATCTTTCCCGCAGCCGCCAGCCGCGGTCTCTCGCTCTATTCCAAAGACGGCGCCTGCCGGATCGCGCACGCCAGGATTTCGGAAGTGAGCCGTACGGTGGAGCGTCCCGCCCACGCCGAATCCCCAGCGGCGGGATGCGATCGCCAAAATCCTTGACAATCGTCCCGGCAATATTTCACTTTACGCAGAAAGTCACATTATGCCAATTCCCCCTCAAGCTCCTGCGGGAGCGCTTTTGTCGATCTTCGGAGCGCCGGGCGTCTCCGCCCTGCGGGCTCTCGTGGACACCTTGATCCCGCCCGACGACTATCCCGGCGGCTGGGACTGCGGCGTCGGCGATTATCTGGAGCGCGGCTTTACGGCCCAGCTTGCGCCGCACGTTCCCCTGTATCTTGCTTGCTTGGCGGCGCTGGACGCCGAAGCTCGCGGGCATGAGGATCGGAGTTTCGCCGAATTAGGACTGCCCGAGCGCACGCGGCTGCTTCAGCTTCTGGAAAAGGACGGCGGAGCGGCGGAGTGGCCGATCGCCCCCGTCCGGTTCATCCGCATCGCCGCCGAACATGCGGCGGAAGGATTCTATGCCGATCCGGCCAATGGCGGCAATAAAAATGAGATTTCGTGGAAAATGATCGGATTCGAGGTCGTGGGATGAAACATTACGATG from Capsulimonas corticalis harbors:
- a CDS encoding hydroxypyruvate isomerase family protein: MIKQSFSWWGFANQGVDDETLLREAKAIGYDGVELLPPTLFQQAVDLGLSIVTHGGHDSISSGFNDLSQHDRIEKEILALLPVAAKFQIPSLIVFSGDRRDDLSDAQGLENTVIGLRRVATAAQDAGVTLILELLNSKVDHHGYQADHTAWGAEACRRVGSAHVKLLYDIYHMQIMEGNLIQTIRDHHEYFGHYHTAGNPGRGDIDPATQEISYAPIFRAIAATGYDGYIGHEFVSRGAPLAMLRSAYDLTRDAFSSR
- a CDS encoding glycoside hydrolase family 32 protein, with the protein product MDIDPFRPLYHFSPLTGFMNDPNGLVYFEEEYHLFYQWTPEGGKQHWGHAVSPDLLRWQDLEVALAPDELGSIWSGSAVVDENDASGFFGGRPGLIAAYTNQNHETPPHGPQAQSIAYSADRGRTWTKHQGNPVAPNPGIPDFRDPKVFWHATTARWIMILAAGCHAEIWTSRDLKEWAHASSFGAAQGTPECVWECPDLFELPIENEPGQSRWVLAGSPIMPACYPLESTRTWCFVGAFDGTTFISETPALEPLWVDYGRDNYASVTWANAPGGRALWIGWMSDWDWTFQVPTQGWRSAMTLPRELTLRRTSGKLQFIQRPIREIESVRTSIWEMSDVCLAPGEDPWGHVQGVALDISLEFEPGDASEVGVRVRVGSSEQTTIGYDAAAGRLFVDRTRSGQCDFHPRFSERHDAPLPARNGQISLRILVDACSVEVFADDGALVMTDLIFPAAASRGLSLYSKDGACRIAHARISEVSRTVERPAHAESPAAGCDRQNP
- a CDS encoding gluconate 2-dehydrogenase subunit 3 family protein, whose amino-acid sequence is MPIPPQAPAGALLSIFGAPGVSALRALVDTLIPPDDYPGGWDCGVGDYLERGFTAQLAPHVPLYLACLAALDAEARGHEDRSFAELGLPERTRLLQLLEKDGGAAEWPIAPVRFIRIAAEHAAEGFYADPANGGNKNEISWKMIGFEVVG